The Halobellus sp. MBLA0158 genome has a window encoding:
- a CDS encoding (Fe-S)-binding protein, with amino-acid sequence MVAEGATTRPTFWRIGHLGEVVFYLLAAVAIAIFAYGLYRNVERYTSGQEDWFDRLDDLPGRIVDATRIVLSNRKLLDRDTAGGVMHALIMWGFLTLLIGTTILAIDMDIYQPVTAALGTEQSFFVGDFYLSYSLVMDAMGLLFVVGVGVALYRRYAAREERLWGKHTSLEDDLFIWALFLLGVGGYLAEAIRILGTGFPDFETVSFVGWFLAEALAVAGMSQSMAAAVYPAVWWSHALLALAFVAAVPYGKPFHMLSSYVNIVARDEKAGARLPGIPADLDADTGAESVDDFTWKELLDQDACTKCGRCSSVCPAKESGRPLDPRDVILDLKQYREAIDAGEREEVDIVTDGGESVIDAATMESCMACMACMDACPVDIEHLKSFTRMNRQLTDTGQVDSNVQDTFDNIMAMGNTFGDPPDARADWAQELEFDLADAREEDVEYLWYVGDYPSYDERNKQVARSLAKILEHADVEYGILFEDEKYDGNDIRRLGEEFLYVDLAGHHVECFEAVDPEKIICTDPHSYNTFKNEYPEVEYEDFADEPLMDFEFDGEWNADGETEVLHWTQAVEELVSEDRLGLRGDELDYTVTYHDPCHLGRYNDEYEAPRELIRATGATLSEMPRNRSNSFCCGGGGGGLWMDIDEETKPSEERMREALEDTPAGSAVEKFVVACPMCMTMYEDGMKTGGYEDDIEIVDVAELLVEALEVGPGVDAAGAGRAAGQAD; translated from the coding sequence ATGGTCGCCGAAGGAGCCACTACCAGGCCGACGTTCTGGCGCATCGGACATCTCGGCGAGGTGGTCTTCTACCTCCTCGCCGCCGTCGCGATCGCGATCTTCGCGTACGGCCTCTACCGGAACGTCGAGCGCTACACGTCGGGCCAGGAAGACTGGTTCGACCGCCTCGACGATCTGCCGGGCCGGATCGTCGACGCGACGCGCATCGTTCTCTCGAACCGCAAGCTGTTGGACCGCGACACCGCCGGGGGCGTGATGCACGCCCTCATTATGTGGGGCTTTCTCACGCTGCTCATCGGCACGACGATCCTCGCGATCGATATGGACATCTACCAGCCGGTGACCGCCGCGCTCGGCACCGAGCAGTCGTTCTTCGTCGGCGACTTCTACCTCTCGTACTCGCTGGTGATGGACGCGATGGGCCTCCTGTTCGTCGTCGGCGTCGGCGTCGCGCTCTACCGCCGCTACGCCGCCCGCGAGGAGCGCCTCTGGGGCAAGCACACGAGCCTCGAAGACGACCTCTTCATCTGGGCGCTCTTCCTCCTCGGCGTCGGCGGCTACCTCGCCGAGGCGATCCGCATCCTCGGGACAGGCTTTCCGGACTTCGAGACGGTGAGCTTCGTCGGGTGGTTCCTCGCCGAGGCGCTGGCGGTCGCCGGGATGAGTCAATCGATGGCGGCCGCCGTCTACCCGGCGGTCTGGTGGTCCCACGCGCTCTTGGCGCTGGCGTTCGTCGCGGCCGTCCCCTACGGCAAGCCGTTCCACATGCTCTCGTCGTACGTCAACATCGTCGCCCGCGACGAGAAGGCCGGCGCGCGCCTGCCGGGCATCCCCGCGGACCTCGACGCCGACACCGGCGCCGAATCCGTCGACGACTTCACCTGGAAGGAACTGCTCGACCAGGACGCCTGTACCAAGTGCGGCCGCTGTTCGTCCGTCTGTCCGGCCAAGGAGTCCGGTCGGCCGCTCGATCCCCGCGACGTCATCCTCGATCTCAAGCAGTACCGCGAGGCGATCGACGCGGGCGAGCGCGAGGAGGTCGACATCGTGACCGACGGCGGCGAGAGCGTGATCGACGCGGCGACGATGGAGTCCTGTATGGCCTGTATGGCCTGTATGGACGCCTGCCCCGTCGACATCGAGCACCTCAAGTCGTTCACGCGGATGAACCGCCAGCTCACCGACACGGGCCAGGTCGACTCGAACGTCCAGGACACCTTCGACAACATCATGGCGATGGGCAACACCTTCGGTGACCCGCCGGACGCCCGCGCCGACTGGGCCCAGGAGCTGGAGTTCGACCTCGCCGACGCCCGCGAGGAGGACGTCGAGTACCTCTGGTACGTCGGCGACTACCCGAGCTACGACGAGCGGAACAAGCAGGTCGCCCGCTCGCTGGCGAAGATCCTCGAACACGCCGACGTCGAGTACGGCATCCTCTTCGAGGACGAGAAGTACGACGGCAACGACATCCGCCGGCTGGGCGAGGAGTTCCTCTACGTCGACCTCGCGGGCCACCACGTCGAGTGCTTCGAGGCGGTCGACCCCGAGAAGATCATCTGCACCGACCCCCACTCCTACAACACCTTCAAGAACGAGTACCCGGAGGTCGAGTACGAGGACTTCGCCGACGAGCCGCTGATGGACTTCGAGTTCGACGGCGAGTGGAACGCCGACGGCGAGACCGAGGTGCTCCACTGGACGCAGGCCGTCGAAGAGCTCGTCTCCGAGGATCGGCTCGGGCTCCGCGGCGACGAGCTCGACTACACGGTCACGTATCACGACCCCTGCCACCTCGGCCGCTACAACGACGAGTACGAGGCCCCGCGCGAGCTCATCCGCGCGACGGGCGCGACCCTCTCGGAGATGCCGCGGAACCGCTCGAACTCCTTCTGTTGCGGCGGCGGCGGGGGCGGGCTCTGGATGGACATCGACGAGGAGACGAAGCCCAGCGAAGAGCGGATGCGCGAGGCCTTAGAGGACACGCCCGCCGGATCGGCCGTCGAGAAGTTCGTCGTGGCGTGTCCGATGTGTATGACGATGTACGAAGACGGGATGAAGACCGGCGGCTACGAGGACGACATCGAGATCGTCGACGTCGCGGAGCTGCTCGTCGAGGCCCTGGAGGTGGGCCCCGGCGTCGACGCCGCGGGCGCGGGACGAGCGGCCGGGCAAGCCGACTGA
- a CDS encoding GcvT family protein: protein MSTNDFPDRAGTVIIGAGIVGSSLAGELAERGRDDILLIDKGPLSDPGGSTGHASNFIFPVEHSKDMTQLTSDSRDIYREFDTFENSGGIEVARTEERMEELKRRVVSAKSFGEEAELLTPEEVEELVPYVNTDIIKGGFYSKGAGTCDPLRAGELYRQQAKDKGALRTAANTEVTDLHVENGEIQAVETDAGTVEADEVIIAAGLWSPKIADMAGVDIPLSPAVHQMVSVGPIDRFEDGEGEINYPVVRDMDTQMYERQHGNDIEVGSYEHRPILWDVEDVPSIEEAPLSPTQPPLTEDAFEQSMEHALEIIPDVLDDPSAGIRHSIDGLLSVTPDGHPLLGPIPEVDGLWSCAAIWIKEAPAIAREVSKWMTQGHPDIDIVAHDHVARFDEYGETKEFVKSRGHEGYQKIYGIVHPREQWQSTRPLRTSAFYNRQEELDAEFFEAGGWERPRWYESNADLVEEYEDEIEDLERPNEWDNRWWSEIILAEHLHMRDNVGMIGDTGFGIFDIIGSDATENMQNLCVAEMDVDVGESAYTPVLAPNAGFVSDLTVARLGDNHYRVITGGAHAGQDKTWFKKHLEGDAELIGRSSELCTLGVWGPNAQELMNEVAEEEMSTDTFDFADMKEVTIGPVTAKAFRISYVGEYGWELYAPMDQGQKLWDTIYEAGQEYDIRPVGTGVYGETGRMEKSYRLMGAELEIDYNPAEAGLDFHGVKDADFIGKEAYAEAIEEENAATLCTLSVTDHAPDGGEPRYMTGGEPVLDQDGEVLIDEEGRRSYVTSAGTGPSVGKHLLLAYLPQEYANEGEELQVEYFGQQYPVEVEVVGHGGVFDPEGDRLFRNEY, encoded by the coding sequence ATGAGCACGAACGACTTCCCAGATCGCGCAGGTACAGTCATCATCGGGGCCGGGATCGTCGGCAGTTCGCTCGCGGGCGAGCTGGCCGAGCGCGGCCGAGACGACATCCTCCTGATCGACAAGGGTCCGCTCTCGGACCCGGGCGGCTCCACGGGGCACGCGTCGAACTTCATCTTCCCGGTCGAGCACAGCAAGGACATGACCCAGCTGACCTCCGACAGCCGGGATATCTATAGGGAGTTTGACACCTTCGAGAACTCCGGCGGGATCGAGGTCGCCCGCACCGAAGAGCGGATGGAGGAGCTGAAGCGGCGCGTCGTCTCCGCGAAGTCCTTCGGCGAGGAGGCCGAGCTCCTCACCCCCGAAGAGGTCGAAGAGCTCGTCCCCTACGTCAACACCGACATCATCAAGGGCGGATTCTACAGCAAGGGCGCCGGCACGTGTGACCCGCTCCGCGCCGGCGAGCTCTACCGCCAGCAGGCCAAGGACAAGGGCGCGCTCCGGACCGCGGCCAACACCGAAGTGACGGACCTCCACGTCGAGAACGGCGAGATCCAGGCCGTCGAGACCGACGCGGGCACCGTCGAGGCCGACGAGGTGATCATCGCGGCGGGGCTGTGGAGTCCGAAGATCGCCGACATGGCCGGCGTCGATATCCCGCTGTCGCCGGCGGTTCACCAGATGGTCTCGGTCGGCCCGATCGACCGCTTCGAGGACGGCGAGGGCGAGATCAACTACCCGGTCGTCCGCGACATGGACACCCAGATGTACGAGCGCCAGCACGGCAACGACATCGAGGTCGGCTCCTACGAGCACCGGCCGATCCTCTGGGACGTCGAGGACGTGCCGTCCATCGAGGAGGCGCCGCTGTCGCCGACCCAGCCGCCGCTGACCGAGGACGCCTTCGAGCAGTCGATGGAGCACGCCCTGGAGATCATTCCCGACGTACTGGACGACCCCAGCGCCGGGATCCGCCACTCCATCGACGGCCTCCTCTCCGTGACGCCGGACGGCCACCCGCTCCTGGGCCCGATCCCCGAGGTCGACGGGCTGTGGTCCTGTGCGGCCATCTGGATCAAGGAGGCGCCCGCGATCGCCCGCGAGGTCTCCAAGTGGATGACCCAGGGCCACCCCGACATCGACATCGTCGCCCACGACCACGTCGCGCGCTTCGACGAGTACGGCGAGACCAAGGAGTTCGTCAAGAGCCGCGGCCACGAGGGCTACCAGAAGATCTACGGCATCGTCCACCCGCGCGAGCAGTGGCAGTCGACGCGGCCGCTCCGGACGAGCGCGTTCTACAACCGCCAGGAGGAACTCGACGCCGAGTTCTTCGAGGCCGGCGGCTGGGAGCGCCCGCGCTGGTACGAGTCCAACGCGGACCTCGTCGAGGAGTACGAAGACGAGATCGAAGACCTCGAGCGACCCAACGAGTGGGACAACCGCTGGTGGTCCGAGATCATCCTCGCCGAGCACCTCCATATGCGCGACAACGTCGGGATGATCGGCGACACCGGCTTCGGTATCTTCGACATCATCGGCAGCGACGCCACGGAGAATATGCAGAACCTCTGTGTCGCCGAGATGGACGTCGACGTCGGCGAATCGGCGTACACGCCGGTGCTCGCGCCGAACGCCGGGTTCGTCTCCGACCTCACGGTCGCGCGCCTCGGCGACAACCACTACCGCGTCATCACCGGTGGCGCCCACGCCGGGCAGGACAAGACGTGGTTCAAGAAGCACCTCGAAGGCGACGCCGAGCTAATCGGCCGCTCCTCCGAGCTGTGTACCCTCGGCGTCTGGGGGCCGAACGCTCAAGAGCTGATGAACGAGGTCGCCGAAGAGGAGATGTCGACCGACACCTTCGACTTCGCGGATATGAAGGAGGTCACCATCGGCCCGGTGACGGCCAAGGCCTTCCGCATCTCCTACGTCGGCGAGTACGGCTGGGAGCTGTACGCCCCGATGGACCAGGGCCAGAAGCTCTGGGACACCATCTACGAGGCCGGCCAGGAGTACGACATCCGCCCGGTCGGCACGGGCGTCTACGGCGAGACCGGCCGGATGGAAAAGAGCTACCGCCTGATGGGCGCCGAGCTCGAAATCGACTACAACCCCGCCGAGGCGGGCCTGGACTTCCACGGCGTCAAGGACGCCGACTTCATCGGCAAGGAGGCCTACGCCGAGGCCATCGAAGAGGAGAACGCGGCGACGCTCTGTACGCTGTCGGTCACCGACCACGCGCCCGACGGTGGCGAGCCGCGGTATATGACCGGCGGCGAGCCGGTGCTCGACCAGGACGGCGAGGTCCTCATCGACGAGGAGGGGCGGCGCTCCTACGTCACCTCCGCCGGGACCGGGCCCTCTGTGGGCAAGCACCTCCTGCTCGCGTACCTGCCGCAGGAGTACGCTAACGAGGGCGAGGAGCTGCAGGTCGAGTACTTCGGCCAGCAGTACCCCGTCGAGGTCGAGGTCGTCGGTCACGGCGGCGTCTTCGACCCCGAGGGCGACCGCCTGTTCCGTAACGAGTACTGA
- a CDS encoding electron transfer flavoprotein subunit beta/FixA family protein codes for MEVLTAIKRVPETGAKIVLTEDKQDIDTSSLGFTFSPHEECAVEEGVQLVEENGGNLTALTLGADEATEQLRSAIAMGADDGMLLETEGGEWGPKATANAVASAVEAQKPDFDLFLFGNESADAANHQVGVRVAEQLGVPCVTGIKDLEVDGDTAVAKREIPGGAEVYEVELPAVITVKEGLNEPRYPSMRAKMQARKATVDTVEPEATDEELELVELEVPETDDSPAEILGESPDAAGDVVDVLEELEVL; via the coding sequence ATGGAAGTACTCACAGCAATCAAGCGCGTGCCCGAAACGGGCGCGAAGATCGTACTGACAGAGGACAAGCAAGATATCGACACCAGCTCGCTCGGGTTCACGTTCAGCCCGCACGAGGAGTGCGCCGTCGAGGAGGGCGTCCAGCTGGTCGAAGAGAACGGCGGCAACCTCACCGCGCTGACGCTCGGCGCGGACGAGGCCACAGAGCAGCTCCGCTCGGCGATCGCGATGGGCGCCGACGACGGGATGCTCCTCGAAACGGAGGGCGGCGAGTGGGGGCCGAAGGCCACCGCGAACGCCGTCGCCTCGGCCGTCGAGGCGCAGAAGCCGGACTTCGATCTGTTCCTGTTCGGGAACGAGTCCGCCGACGCGGCGAACCACCAGGTCGGCGTCCGCGTCGCCGAACAGCTCGGCGTGCCCTGCGTCACCGGGATCAAGGACCTGGAGGTCGACGGCGACACCGCCGTCGCCAAGCGGGAGATCCCCGGCGGCGCCGAGGTCTACGAGGTCGAACTGCCCGCCGTGATCACGGTCAAGGAGGGGCTGAACGAGCCGCGGTACCCCTCGATGCGGGCGAAGATGCAGGCCCGGAAGGCCACCGTCGACACCGTCGAGCCCGAGGCGACGGACGAGGAGCTCGAACTGGTCGAACTCGAAGTGCCCGAGACCGACGACAGCCCCGCGGAGATCCTCGGCGAGAGCCCGGACGCCGCGGGCGACGTCGTCGACGTCCTCGAAGAACTGGAGGTGCTATAA
- a CDS encoding electron transfer flavoprotein subunit alpha/FixB family protein, with protein MVLALVEHDGGAVDDISLEALTLARDVAAGADEALEVIAFGPEAEGVAEEVGAYGADVVNAVDHDALDAYAPEAYARAVIQCAEATGTEAIVAPGTDRGAETLAHAAAKLDVSMAAEVIDVEVGDTYEITRQRWGGTLTEHAELDAETNLLTVAANEISASAAGGEPADVSAFAPDLEDDDTRVQLTEVEESDVEGVPLAEARVVVSGGRGTDGDFSEIESLAGDIPNAAVGSSRAAVNEGWRPHDDQIGQTGNKIAPEIYIPCGISGAVQHMVGCKGAENVLAVNTDPEAAIIQKADYAVIADLHEVLPAVEEELESRGHA; from the coding sequence ATGGTACTCGCGTTAGTCGAACACGACGGCGGCGCCGTCGACGACATTTCGCTGGAAGCGCTCACCCTCGCCCGCGACGTCGCGGCCGGCGCGGACGAGGCGCTGGAAGTCATCGCGTTCGGCCCCGAGGCCGAGGGCGTCGCCGAGGAGGTCGGCGCCTACGGCGCGGACGTGGTGAACGCCGTCGACCACGACGCGCTGGACGCGTACGCGCCCGAAGCGTACGCGCGAGCGGTGATTCAGTGCGCCGAGGCGACCGGGACCGAAGCGATCGTCGCTCCGGGGACGGATCGCGGCGCGGAGACGCTGGCGCACGCCGCGGCCAAGCTCGACGTGTCGATGGCCGCCGAGGTGATCGACGTCGAGGTCGGCGACACCTACGAGATCACCCGCCAGCGCTGGGGCGGCACGCTCACCGAGCACGCCGAACTCGACGCCGAGACCAACCTCCTCACCGTCGCGGCCAACGAGATCTCGGCGAGCGCAGCGGGCGGCGAGCCCGCGGACGTCAGCGCGTTCGCGCCCGACCTCGAAGACGACGACACGCGCGTCCAACTCACCGAGGTCGAGGAGTCCGACGTCGAGGGCGTCCCGCTCGCGGAGGCCCGGGTCGTCGTCTCCGGCGGCCGCGGGACCGACGGCGACTTCTCGGAGATCGAGTCGCTCGCCGGCGACATCCCCAACGCGGCGGTCGGCTCCTCGCGCGCCGCGGTCAACGAGGGCTGGCGGCCCCACGACGACCAGATCGGCCAGACCGGCAACAAGATCGCGCCTGAGATCTACATCCCCTGTGGGATCAGCGGCGCCGTCCAGCATATGGTCGGCTGTAAGGGCGCCGAGAACGTCCTCGCGGTGAACACAGACCCCGAGGCGGCGATCATCCAGAAGGCCGACTACGCGGTCATCGCCGACCTCCATGAGGTCCTGCCGGCCGTCGAAGAAGAGCTAGAGAGCCGCGGTCACGCCTGA
- a CDS encoding bile acid:sodium symporter family protein: protein MPTSPTDTVEDYLLLWVLASVALGFLFPSIAVVTRALTPILAVMIGSVSLTLSAERFGEIAATDLAAVLAGHLTMPALAYAIARALTLSPELTVGFVVLGAVTPELVTPVMTELAGGDTALSSTALVAAGVGSLGVVPPVVTLLGGGVDVPARPIVEQIAVAVVAPMALAVGARAWRPARIGAYDDYYPAVSALMVVLIIGGVTAANAALVRANVPVLASVGVGAVALNAGGYAVGLLFSRGRSRPTRIASVLSVGMRDFAVAAALVVAAGLPTVASLPAVAFGIVEMATSAGLARWVGGSD from the coding sequence ATGCCGACCTCTCCGACCGACACCGTCGAGGACTACCTCCTCCTGTGGGTGCTCGCGTCGGTCGCGCTCGGCTTCCTGTTTCCGTCGATCGCGGTCGTGACGCGCGCTTTGACGCCCATCCTCGCAGTGATGATCGGCAGCGTCTCGCTGACGCTCTCCGCGGAACGGTTCGGCGAGATCGCCGCCACCGACCTCGCCGCCGTCCTCGCGGGGCACCTGACGATGCCCGCACTCGCTTACGCGATCGCCCGTGCGCTGACGCTCTCGCCCGAACTGACGGTCGGCTTCGTCGTTCTCGGTGCGGTCACGCCCGAACTCGTAACGCCCGTGATGACCGAACTCGCCGGGGGCGACACGGCGCTGTCCTCGACCGCGCTCGTGGCCGCCGGCGTGGGCAGCCTCGGGGTCGTGCCCCCGGTCGTCACGCTCCTCGGCGGCGGGGTCGACGTCCCCGCGCGGCCGATCGTCGAACAGATCGCCGTCGCCGTGGTCGCCCCGATGGCGCTCGCGGTCGGCGCGCGAGCGTGGCGGCCCGCCCGCATCGGCGCCTATGACGACTACTACCCCGCGGTCTCGGCCCTGATGGTCGTGCTCATCATCGGCGGCGTGACCGCCGCCAACGCGGCTCTCGTCCGCGCGAACGTCCCGGTGCTCGCGTCCGTCGGAGTCGGCGCGGTCGCGCTGAACGCTGGGGGGTACGCGGTCGGTCTCCTCTTCAGCCGCGGTCGGTCCCGCCCGACGCGGATCGCCTCGGTCCTCTCCGTTGGAATGCGCGATTTCGCCGTTGCGGCCGCGCTCGTCGTCGCCGCCGGACTCCCCACGGTCGCGTCGCTGCCCGCGGTCGCGTTCGGGATCGTGGAGATGGCGACGAGCGCCGGGCTGGCGCGGTGGGTCGGCGGCTCCGACTGA